Proteins from a genomic interval of Rhodothermales bacterium:
- a CDS encoding TonB family protein has translation MALRKTEKANLRRRYPMFVQVGLVASLMLLILAFNIDLRNDESFEIVMPEQEVVQMEEIVQTKIIQKPPPPPRPPVPVEVPDDEILEDDELDLDASLDIDEVMDLPPPPPPPADEEEPEPEIFVIVETMPELIGGLQSVQKMISYPPIAKKAGVEGRVIVQFVVNEQGNVVDPVVVRGIGAGCDDEAIRAVSQAKFKPGKQRGKPVKVKMSLPITFKLK, from the coding sequence ATGGCTCTGAGAAAAACCGAAAAAGCGAATCTCCGCCGACGTTATCCAATGTTCGTGCAAGTTGGACTCGTCGCGTCGCTGATGCTCCTGATTCTGGCCTTCAATATCGACCTCCGAAATGACGAATCGTTCGAGATCGTCATGCCGGAGCAGGAAGTGGTCCAGATGGAGGAGATCGTGCAGACCAAGATCATCCAGAAACCACCGCCACCGCCGCGTCCGCCGGTTCCGGTCGAGGTTCCTGATGATGAAATCCTGGAAGATGATGAACTGGATCTCGATGCTTCGCTGGATATCGACGAAGTGATGGACCTGCCACCTCCGCCTCCGCCTCCGGCCGATGAGGAGGAGCCAGAGCCCGAGATCTTCGTCATCGTGGAGACGATGCCCGAACTGATCGGAGGACTGCAAAGTGTGCAGAAGATGATTTCCTATCCGCCGATTGCCAAGAAGGCAGGAGTGGAAGGACGCGTTATCGTTCAGTTCGTAGTAAACGAGCAGGGCAACGTCGTTGACCCCGTCGTGGTCCGAGGGATTGGCGCCGGATGCGACGACGAGGCGATTCGCGCCGTTAGCCAGGCCAAGTTCAAGCCCGGCAAGCAGCGTGGCAAGCCCGTCAAGGTGAAGATGTCGCTCCCGATTACGTTCAAACTGAAGTAA
- a CDS encoding FtsX-like permease family protein → MAFLEAFRMAIAALRGHKMRSSLTLAGMVVGVFAIIVSITAVKVIDVYFKDRINFLGAQTFTITRWPSFQFGQLDQSIRNRPRISYDQIERLERTLSLPATVSPIEDFQLSRVKYRDLSTEPNIILLGTDEDFLGNFSWRLEQGRFITAEDVQYARPVAVLGSEIVEEVFPNETALGKTIRFDGHRFEVIGVLESKGNFLGFSLDSRLYTPITRGFTLYGAANRNIASTSVRASNPVLYPAVVEEVTGRFRTIRKVPPGEPNSFEISTNDTMQSVFAAFTGTLTTAGAIIGLIALLAAGIGIMNIMLVSVTERTREIGVRKSVGAKRKDIMRQFLLEAFFLCQVGGVIGIVLGIIVGNGTAIYFEIEAAFPWGWAISAVVMVTIISLVFGGYPAFKAARLDPIESLRYE, encoded by the coding sequence GGGCGTGTTCGCAATCATCGTCTCGATCACGGCAGTCAAAGTGATCGACGTGTATTTCAAGGACCGGATCAATTTTCTGGGAGCGCAGACATTTACCATTACAAGATGGCCAAGCTTCCAGTTCGGGCAGCTTGACCAGAGCATCCGCAATCGCCCGCGGATTTCGTACGACCAGATCGAGCGACTCGAACGAACGTTGTCGCTACCGGCAACGGTAAGTCCAATCGAGGACTTCCAACTCTCTCGCGTCAAGTATCGCGACCTGAGCACCGAGCCCAATATCATCTTGCTGGGAACGGATGAGGATTTCCTTGGCAACTTCAGCTGGCGGCTTGAGCAGGGGCGCTTCATCACGGCGGAGGACGTTCAGTACGCACGCCCTGTGGCCGTGTTGGGCTCCGAGATTGTCGAGGAAGTGTTTCCGAACGAGACTGCCCTCGGCAAGACGATTCGGTTCGACGGCCACCGCTTCGAGGTAATCGGGGTGCTGGAGAGCAAAGGGAATTTCCTTGGCTTCAGTCTCGATAGCCGGCTGTACACCCCGATAACCCGCGGGTTCACGCTGTACGGAGCCGCCAATCGCAACATCGCGAGTACGAGTGTTCGTGCATCTAATCCGGTGCTGTATCCCGCTGTGGTGGAGGAGGTTACCGGCCGATTCCGAACCATTCGCAAGGTGCCTCCGGGCGAGCCGAACAGCTTCGAGATCTCGACGAACGATACGATGCAGTCGGTGTTTGCTGCATTTACGGGCACACTGACGACGGCCGGCGCCATCATCGGCCTCATTGCGCTGCTGGCGGCCGGAATAGGGATCATGAACATCATGCTGGTGTCCGTGACAGAGCGCACCCGCGAGATCGGCGTGCGCAAGTCCGTTGGCGCAAAGCGCAAAGATATCATGAGGCAGTTCTTGCTGGAGGCGTTCTTCCTGTGTCAGGTGGGCGGCGTCATCGGCATTGTGCTGGGTATTATCGTTGGGAACGGCACAGCCATTTACTTCGAAATCGAGGCGGCCTTCCCGTGGGGCTGGGCGATATCGGCCGTTGTGATGGTTACGATTATCTCTCTGGTCTTTGGCGGCTACCCGGCCTTCAAGGCGGCGCGTCTGGATCCGATCGAGTCGTTGCGTTACGAGTAG
- the rpiA gene encoding ribose-5-phosphate isomerase RpiA, with product MNQQSDIKQAIGRHVAGMIEDGMVIGIGTGSTAACAIEEIGRRIHRDGIGIRGVPTSFASERLSRRWEIPLTTLDESPELDLAFDGADEVDPELNLIKGRGAAHTREKVVASAARRFVVMVDASKRVDVLGSRMPVPVEVLPMAVSPVMLSLEKLGSTAILRQGINKDGPVVTDQGMWVVDARFESIDDPATLEKKLDAIPGVLGHGLFVGLTTDLLVGHSLEKIEHVRA from the coding sequence ATGAACCAGCAGTCGGACATAAAGCAAGCCATCGGCCGGCACGTGGCGGGAATGATCGAGGATGGCATGGTCATCGGAATCGGGACCGGATCGACGGCTGCCTGTGCCATCGAGGAAATCGGGCGGCGGATTCATCGCGACGGCATCGGTATTCGCGGCGTGCCGACGTCGTTTGCCTCAGAGCGTCTGTCGAGACGGTGGGAGATTCCGCTTACAACGCTTGACGAAAGTCCCGAACTGGATCTTGCGTTTGACGGGGCCGACGAGGTTGATCCGGAATTGAACTTGATCAAAGGCAGGGGCGCGGCTCACACTCGCGAGAAAGTTGTGGCCAGTGCGGCACGTCGGTTCGTCGTAATGGTCGACGCATCGAAGCGCGTCGACGTGCTCGGATCACGGATGCCCGTTCCCGTGGAGGTGCTACCGATGGCGGTGTCGCCGGTGATGCTCAGTCTCGAGAAGCTAGGCTCGACGGCTATCCTGCGGCAAGGCATCAACAAGGATGGTCCGGTTGTCACCGATCAGGGAATGTGGGTCGTGGATGCGCGCTTCGAGTCGATCGACGATCCTGCCACGCTGGAGAAGAAGCTCGATGCGATCCCCGGTGTGCTGGGGCACGGGCTGTTCGTGGGCCTGACGACAGATCTACTCGTCGGACATTCGCTTGAAAAGATTGAGCACGTGCGAGCCTAG
- a CDS encoding VanZ family protein, giving the protein MSEANRWRLAIAWTLLIVAACSIPGTDLPKIEIKLVDKVAHFGLFAVFAWLWLQAGSRSFPGRLILVLGFGTAFGFLTEWYQGILPWERTPDMMDALANTIGLIVGSLAFMAAKRGKSGNRGNL; this is encoded by the coding sequence GTGAGTGAGGCCAACAGGTGGCGACTGGCAATCGCCTGGACGTTGCTCATCGTCGCCGCATGTTCGATACCAGGAACGGACCTGCCGAAGATCGAAATCAAGCTCGTGGACAAGGTGGCCCATTTCGGGCTATTCGCCGTTTTCGCATGGCTCTGGCTTCAAGCCGGCAGCAGATCCTTTCCGGGACGATTGATCCTGGTCCTCGGCTTCGGAACGGCGTTCGGCTTCCTGACCGAATGGTATCAGGGTATTCTTCCGTGGGAGAGAACACCCGACATGATGGATGCCCTGGCAAACACGATCGGGCTCATCGTCGGCAGTCTGGCCTTCATGGCTGCAAAAAGAGGTAAATCGGGAAACCGTGGCAACCTTTGA